In Kangiella koreensis DSM 16069, a single window of DNA contains:
- a CDS encoding TIGR04211 family SH3 domain-containing protein — protein MFRLLLVFLLLTTNQFAQAADPAQNTDTESQYYVSDEIGVIMRSGPTNRYRVTGRLVAGTPIEVLASDTANESSQVRTADGDEGWIQSQYVTDQPTVRALYAELQTEHEALKQELAQTKQQVADKQNVITLNDQLQQQVSELQNESDTLRQQNELLKGRFHKDVFYAGAFVLLVGMLISWVLSRFSMKRRQRSGWR, from the coding sequence ATGTTTCGTCTACTTTTAGTGTTTTTACTGCTGACCACAAACCAGTTTGCACAAGCAGCTGATCCAGCTCAAAACACTGACACCGAAAGCCAGTACTATGTGTCCGATGAAATTGGAGTCATCATGCGCAGCGGTCCGACCAATCGCTATCGCGTTACTGGTCGCCTGGTTGCCGGAACACCTATTGAAGTTTTGGCCTCGGATACTGCTAACGAGAGTAGCCAGGTTCGCACAGCTGATGGCGACGAAGGCTGGATTCAATCCCAATATGTCACCGATCAGCCAACTGTTCGCGCCTTATATGCTGAGCTACAAACTGAGCATGAGGCGCTAAAACAAGAGTTGGCTCAAACCAAGCAGCAAGTTGCTGACAAACAGAATGTGATTACGCTCAATGATCAGCTGCAACAACAGGTTTCCGAACTGCAAAATGAATCGGATACCTTGCGCCAACAAAACGAACTGTTGAAAGGTCGTTTTCACAAAGATGTTTTTTATGCAGGTGCTTTTGTCCTGCTAGTGGGCATGCTAATCAGCTGGGTTCTATCCCGCTTTAGCATGAAACGCCGTCAGCGCTCCGGTTGGCGTTGA